The DNA window GGAGCGTCACTATTCCTATCTCCGGCTTACAGGAGGACAATTCTCTCTGGAAAACCTTCAGAGTGAGGGAAAAAGATTGATCGAGACCCTGTGAATGTCACCCAGACCGTCCTGGATCGCTCCATACGCATAGTCAAACCTGAGATTTTTGTAATATACACCGCATCCCATAGTAGCACCCTGCACATAATATCCGCTCTTATAACCAAATCGGACCGCAAGTCGTTTCAGGTATGTATACTCTACTCCCAGATGCATCCTCGATTCCCCATCGTTCGGGAATACAGCGTCGGCGGCCAGAAGCAGACGGCCTTTTAAACTTTCATTCTCTTTCTGCCATGCGCCCCCAAACTTCATCATGAAGGGAGGATAGAACTTCTCTTCCACGAATTTCGTCTGGGGTCCCAGATTCAGCATCACGGCAGCCAGGGTCAGCCCTTCGATCCTGCTTTTGTGGGACAGCCCGATATCAAGTGCGTATCCGGTGGCAGATTCAAAATCGATCTTCTCGTATATCAGCTTAGCCGATGCTCCCACAGAAAGATTTGGCAGGATGTCTCTGGCATACCCGGCAGACAGGGCAAGATCGTACGGCGCAAACGTGCCGTCAGGGGTAAGAGACGGAAATTCGCCATACCGGTCCATCTCACCGTAATAGACACCCGTGAAACTAAGACCGACCGCTCCACCGAGCATCTCGTTGACCATCGACACCTGTTCGAAACGGATATCCATCAACCATTCCGAATGTGTGACGTTGAGCTGGACTCCCTCCACTGCCGCCATACCTGCGGGGTTCCAGTATATACTGGTCGCCTCATCGCTGACGGCTGTAAAAGCCTCGCCCATTCCGCTTGCTCTTGCGCCATTTCCAAGTCTGAGAAAAAGAAATCCGCTCGTCCCGGGGTCACCCGCGGAAGCGTTCGGCGCAATAGTTGCAGATATTAATAAAGTTATGAGAATGATTCGGCGAAACATCTTTCCTCCATTCTGATTCACCTGTTTCCTAATTGTAATCAATCAGGTGCAGCCAGTCAACCGCACAGTCAGGCAAATTGAACTATCTGACAATTCCCACCTTCATAGCACCACGCCAATCCCAGCCTTCTCCGGTGACGAAGACCTGGATTATATATATTCCAGAAGCGAGATCCATCCCGGAAAACTTCATTTCGAAGGGCATCATCTCCGCCCCCCATGGGTGGACCCCGGTCATAACTGCCACTTCCTCGCCTTCCAGACCGAGAAGCCTGGCTTTCACTTCCGCGACACCCGAAATATTAAGTCTTAAAGTGAATCCCGATCTGACTGCGGGGTTCGGGTAGCAATACAGACTTTCGCTATCGACTCTCCCGGGAGACGAAACGGACACTTCAGGGGTGGACTGCCTCCCACTGCCACCATTGCGAAAATCCAGCCATTCCCCTGCATCCACCCCGGACTCTCCCAATTCCGTCCGGCTTATTCTGGATGAAGGTCTTTCGATGACGAGACCTGTCTGAAGGGTTCCAATAATCTCGTAAGACGAACCGTTACTGAAGAGATACAAGCTGCCCTGCCCGTCACGGACCATGGCATGGGCCTGTCCATCTCCCCTCTCTCCCCTTACGGGAGAATCTCCCGACACCTGGCCATTACTGCTGACTATGTGAATGTCTCCCGCAATCCCAAAGACAGCTTCCGGAAGACCATCTCCGTCTATATCAGCGGCCAGGGGTTGAGGAAGAGGGCCTCCCTCTTCCAGCCCGGAAAGTGCCGGATCTATTGTCTGGGGCCATGAGACCGCCGTGACTCCGAATCCTTTCAGCATCCATAGCCTTTCGCGGTCCCGGACTATCGTATCGAGTATCCCATCGTCATCGAGGTCAGAGAGAGCCGGTGGCGATGGCCTGATACCGATCTGTGCCGCGTGAATGATACCTCTTCCCGTTATCACGGGTGCGGCGAAAGGCTGCTCGTCCACAGGATCGAAATAGATCAGTCCCGTTCCCGGGATCCCTATCACCATCTCGTCGTTATCATCCCCGTCAATATCACCCGAGGCAGGGACAAGCATCATTATCGAATCAGCCATTACGCCTCCGGAAAGATCGTCATCATACAGAAGAGACTCGACGCGGCCTGCCTCTTCCGACAAAAGAATGGCCTCTGAGCCCGAAATATCAACAAAGACAAGCCTGACAAAGCCATCTACAGCAGCTGCGAAAAACAACCCGGGCGCATCGGGCTTCATCACCCCCACAGCAGGGTGCGACACAGGTCTGCCTTCGACAATACAACGAAAATATACTCCAGGACCTGCATATCGGGGATCACCTTGATCGACTTCCAGGCCTACTATGTAGAGGTAGATCGAATCACCATCGGAAACGAGAAAAGCTACTTCAGAACCCGGAGTCCCATCGATCTCGACCGACGCTCCCGCGGTAACAATATTTCCCATGACTTCGAGCGCACCGGGCGTCGAGTCCGTATCAATCGGATAGGGGGCCCCATCGCCCCTGAATACATGGATACATCCTTCTGATGTGATGAGTATCTCCTGAGAAAGGTCGCCCGTGCCAAGGTCACCATCTACATCGGTACTGACCGGGACGGTGGTCCAGCGGACTCCTTCGATCTCCACGATCTGCTCTACCGACAACTCCCAGTCCAAGCTGGTCGGGTCCGTAATTATATGTATCCTGCCTGTATCGGATTCGTTCGTTGCAATGAGAAGCCGGGGTTCGGAATCTCCTCCCGGATACACGGCAACCGGCGCCATCCCGTTCATATCTCCCGGAATGACTGCTGTGACTCTTTCTTCCACATCATCCACCGATATCGAAAGTCTCATTACAGGGCCTGTCTCTGAAATATTGAAGATATCGATACCTGACGGGATCCCGCTGTTCAGATCACTGGAGGGGAGCGTGTTCTCCCCAAACCTGTCGTTCACTCCCGCCCTGTAGGAATCGAGGTAGCTCCCGAACGCGTATGATCCGCCTCTCCTGTCCATGTCCTGGACACCATCCGCTTCCTCGAGATCCACCCCCTTCTGAAGGGCCCGGCTGTTTATGCCTTCTCCCACCGCAAGCCTGTCAGCTATTATCTTCTCATCTATATGCCAGATCTTTATACCACTACCCGTATCGGTATACTTTACTTCATCTATCATCTCATTCGGGTCTGTAGTCCCGGTCACATAAAAATCGAACTCGGCACCAGCCAGAGTATCCTCGTTTTCCGGAATACCGTTCATGTTGATATCGATGAAATCGAACCTTCCATCGAGATCATGATCGTGAAGCCTGTTGGCTATCAGAAAGTACTCTGAAGGACCTGCATCGATCCTTAGAAGCACAGTATCTCCCTGTGCCGCACCGTTGATGTTTTTCAGATTGACAGTCTTTGATTCAGGGATCCTCACCGGTTCGACCCAACCCATCAGATACCTCTGGAAAGCACAGGGAAACGAAGGCACGAATCCCAACGCGTTGTAAAGTCCATACCCCATCAGGCCGAAAGACCCTATTCCCTGAGAATCGGGGCCGCCGGACGGAGACGGGTCAAAAAGCCTCACCATACCCAGTCTCTTACCTATCTGATAAGCATAGATCCCAATGGCTCCAAATATATACCCGTCCTGCGAAGCTTCCTCAGGAAGCACCATTATGTTATCGATGTAGAATGTGTCGGTCGGAGTACCATCGTCTGTGGGTATACCTGGAGTGCCGAGTGTATCGGCAAGCAATTCAGCCATGTCACCGGGATCGATAAATCCCGACCACAACTGGCTCCCTGAATCTCCAAGAAAATCGGTCTCCCTCCCTGCGCCTGCGTGTATGACCGCGTAGCTGTCCCAGCCGGTAAAATCATAAGCATAGTCAAGAGAATCTACGATAGAGATCATCATCTCCGGAATAAGTGCATCCCAGGCTTCATTATCACCATAATATGCCGATTCAAACGGTAGTACTATTGTCTCGGAAGCAAGGTCACATATAAGCGTGAAGTTGCCAAGGGAAGCCCCGTCATAATACTCGACCAGATGCCTAAGCTCATTATCAAAATAGCTGTCGTCATGAAATGGAGAGAATTGGAGATCGGGAAAGGAGACTCTGATGAACAAGACCTTCAGGGTATCGACTATTGCAGGTACTCCGGCCACGAGAGAGGCAAGAGCTCTTTCCTGGTATAGACGGCTTTCTGTCCCGGGAAAAGAAATCGCAGTTCCTGAGGGCGAGGGCACCCTTCCGGCATGGACTTCAGAGCCAGACAGGATCAGAAGAAGCGCAAGTAAAGATACGAAAATATTCAAACAGTTTTTTCTCATACGTACTGGATGATAATTCAGAGGACGGCTGGGGAGCAAGCCTAATATAAGTCGGGGGAGAATGAAGCTCTCTTGCCGCCCCTGTTCGACAATTGCTTTCTTCACTCTCCCCTTTGGTCGACCTTCCGGGTAACGGAATCCTTTTATAAGTGCCAGCTTAAAGAAAGGTATTCTGTTGCTACAGGTTTTCCTCCACGTTCAGGTTACCCTCAGACGTTTGGGGGATTTGTCGACCTCTTCGAACTCTTTTAGTCTTTATAATTCCGTCCATCGGGACTCTCGTCCCGACTTTCGGCTTATCATCAATTGATCCATCTTCACCAGTCACTGTCCCGGGCATCAGGTCTCTGTTGTCGGCATCCGTCTGGTAGGCCCACAGAAACTGGGTCGACGCACTGGTGACATAGTTGATCCACAGCTTCACATAATGTGCTCCGTCGACCTCACCAATCCTCAGGAAATACATGTGACCTTCTATCACTTCGACTGTCCCGGAAGGCGACCAGCCCTCTGCCGGAGAATAATTGATCGCGTCGAATCCGTATGCCTCATAGTCCACGAAACCGTAGTCCTGGATCTGTACTCGGGGTAAATCAACAATGAACATATCGTACGAGTCTACCGAAAAGTAGATGTCTGTATCATCATCACTGTGGGGCTGCGCCAGGTTGCTCAGGGTCGAGAAATCATACCCGCTTGTTGCCGGCACCGTCCCATGATCATCTAATGTAAGCAATCCCTCGTATCTCGGAGTCGCAGACACAATATCGATCAGGTATCCATCAGTCAGGTCGGTGCTTTCATTTCCCCCGGCATCTACAGCTACCACACTGTAGAAAAACTGCTCACCATAATTAGGGACCTCATCGTCATAGCAGTATTCCCACGGATCATCCGAAGGATAGTCATCCTCTATATAACCTATGAACTCAAACGTCCCATCGACTTCATCGCATCTATATAGATCGTAATACCGGACATCCTCTTCGGGATTGGGTGTCCAGCATATCGAGACAAATCCAGCCAGGTTGATGGCATACACATCGCGAGGTGGCGATGGAGGGCAATCCGCTGGGACCTCCACCGGCACCTCGACGATCGTTTCCTTGTCACCGCAGGAGAGTATCACTAGTACGGCGAGTGATACTGCAACCAGAAGTCTTGAGAACTTATGTCTTTTTCTTGGCTCCATGCCCTCTCATAACGCAACTGCTGTGCCATAATTCAGAAGAAGCCCTCATACCACATCAGAAAGAACCCTCTGATACCGTATCGTATTTAATACCATACTGATATATTTCCATAGAGAACCTGTGGGAATTGCATGCAGACAGACTGACAGCACCTTTATTTATGATGACCTGTCACATTCAATCGACAAGCTGTCCTCGATACGGGACAACAATAAGAAGCTTGTGGATGAATTGGGCTGATGTCAGGAGCAGTCAGATATCCATGTCGTATTCACTGTGGAACCTGTGGAATGGATCTCTGATTTTATCATTGAAAATGGACTATATGGATATAAATACGCCAAGGGCACAAGACGCGAGCACCGGAGGGGATGTCCATACCCGCAATCCTAAGGATCTCGCCATTCCGAAGGTCTCTTATACCCCTGACTGTTGTAGTTTACTTTTCAGAAATCACATAGTCAAGGCTATAATGAAGTTAGTGAGAATAAAAAATTCCGGAAAGATGCCCTTGATTCCCTTCCCTAGAGACCCCACCTGTACCCTAGTTAAGCTTCCTAAGAGAGCTTACGGGACTGAAATCGAACATCTTTCCGGTTTGCCACTTCCCATTCGCCAACCGATACCGGTCATATGTCAGAGCAATCGACATTCCATTATCCAAAAATGGCGTAAATCCGACCTGCCTCTTATTTCATTATATTACAATATGTTACGGCTGCGTAGAATTCCACCATACCTTACAGCCCGTGACACATGATCCAGTTGTAGAAAGAATTTTTACACACCCCGTGGGCAAGCTGTAACTGTTTATTTATCTGGGTGTTAAATTGACAACTTCTTTAACCGGGATCACGGGGGCACCCGTAGTAGTGTGGCAATGACCAAAATTCCTGCATCAGAGGTGACAGGAAATCAGGAATAAATAAACTCTTTTTCTGAATCCCCTGCCCGTACCGGACTCCTGGCTGCCAGAAACAGCATCTGATATCCTCAACATTTAATGATAGGAAGATTATTCTACGGATAGATCAAACTCGCGGATCTTCTTGAGAAGAGTGGGGTAGCTGATCCCCAGTTCGGCAGCAGCGGCCTTGCGATTCCATTCATTCCTCTTGAGCACTTCAGAAACCACCTTGATCTCCACACTTCTGACGATATCACCAAGCTTCGCTGAATCATCTGACTTTTCATCCTCAGTAGCAGTAAGATCGAAGACCAGGTTAGAACGACTGATCACTCCCCCGTCATCCGTAAGGATTACTGCGCGCTTAACTATCTTCTCGAGTTCACGAACATTTCCAGGCCAGTCACAACTCTCCAGGAAAGTCACAGCTTCATCACTGAATCCCATGATCTTGTTATCCGTTTCGGAGCAGAACATCTTCAGGTAGTGCTCAGCAAGTAGACTGATATCCTCCACCCGGTCTCTGAGAGGAGGCACCGTCAGGGGAAAATCGTTTATCCTGTAGAAGAAATCCTCAAGCATCCTTCCCTCTTTACACCTCGAGAGAAGATCTGCCTTGGACGCGAAAATAAGCCTTATATCGACTTTTTTCATCTCGTTGCCACCGACAGGTCTTACCATCTTCGAATCGAGGAACTGGAGAAGTTTTCCCTGGATCGGAAGAGAGCTCTTGTCTATTTCATCCAGGAAGATCGTCCCACCGTCCGCTTCGGCCAGGAGGCCTTTCTTGTCGGAAACAGCGCCTGTGAAGGAGCCCTTGACATGCCCGAACAACTCGCTCTCGAGAAGATTTTCAGGCAGCGCAGCGCAATTCACATGGATAAATTTCTGTTTATTTCTGGGGCTGAGCCGGTGAATAGCCTTGGCAATAAGCCCCTTGCCTGTCCCAGTCTCTCCCATCAACAACACGGTCGTATCGGAAGTTGCCACTCTTTCGGCAAGACTCAGGACCTTTAGCATCCTGTCGCTTCTGGTGATAATCATTTCGAACTTGTCTGGCCCCTTGATTTCTTTCTTCATCTTCCTGTCCCCATCGAGGATACCCCTGACCAGGAATCCGATAAAACCCGAATAGGCCGATACGACATCAAATATCGACCCGATGTGCGGCACCTCTCCACCCTGGTCCTCCGACTGGAAGAAAATGAGCCCGAAAGGTTCCCCTCCCCTGCAAAGAGGATGAAAATAGACTGGAGAATCGCCTCCTGGAAGAATATCGCTGATCTCTCCGACTCTCCTGTCGCCGGAAACATCCGTGCACAGGAACTTCTCGGTAAGATCGACACCATCTCTCATCATGAACCAGGAAGAAAGACTACTTGTCATCTCTTCCGATATACCGCTTCTGGCAAGGACCAGTGGCTTGTTCCCCTGCTCAGCAAGAGCTACGAATCCATGCCCGGCCCCGAGTTTCCTCATCATATCACTCAGAATATAATCGAGATAAGACCTGAGGTGCGGATCGTTGACGAAATAGTTAGAAAGTTCCTTCGGAACGGTGAAGGATCCACCCTGATGGATACCATCGCCAGCCGTGTCCTCCTCTAACTTCTTGCGCATCCTCTTGAGGCGACGCAGCAGATTCCTGTCCTTGAGCTCTTCGGCGATCCTGCCAGCCTCGAATATATGGAGAAGACACTCGTCCCTGTTACCCAGGGATTCCTCAACTCTCGCGAGAAGGAAATGGCTTCTTGCAAGATCCTTGAACTCCTCCATCCTTTCAAAAAAGGAGAGAGTCTCGCTCACAAGCTTCTTTGCCATTACTATCGATTTTCTTCCGGAGCACTTCATCAGCTGTTCACCAAGGATGATTCCCGACTTATGTGCTTCATATGGATTATTCACGGAGAGGAATGTGCGGATACTCTGATTCACATATTTATCCGCTTCCTCATACTGTTTAAGAAGCGCGTAGCCCTGTCCCATTGTACGGACCACAAATCCGAGCTCGTGCAGTTCTCCAGCCTTTTCGCAGGCTCTCAGCGCATTCTTTCCTATCGATATGACTTCCTGGGGCTTCCTCTGGAGAAGATACACATACATCATCCTGCGCAGGACTTCTGCTACGATATCGTTCACCGGAGATATCTTCTTCGCTTCCGAAAGAGCCTCGGTATAATTCTCGAGCGCACCGCTGAGGTCACCTCTCTTTGCCATGAGGTCACCGATGAACTCGTCTACCAGAGCTATCTCTCTCTTGTAATTCCGTCGTTCGGCAAGGACCCTTGCCTCAAGGAGATGTTTTTCCGCGCCTAGGAGGTTTCCTGTATGGATCTCCTTGACACTGAGCATGATCGTCGCCTTTGCGTATTTCAGGTCGTCTCCGAGACGAGCTGCTATCTTGCGCGCGTTGCTGAAATAACTTTCAGCACTCGCGAAATCACGCTTCTTGAGGTGGACAATCCCAAGGTTGAGAGTCACCCTTGCTCTGTGTTGCGTCAACCCGACTTCCTCGCATATCTCGAGAGCCTTGTTGAGAAATTGCAGCGAGCGGCCCCAACGACAAGCGTTCTTGTGGAACAGTCCGAGGTTATTAAGAACGTACGATTCGCCGACCGGATCGTTTATCCTCCTGTAGGAGGAAAGAGCATCGAGAAAATACTGCTCGGCCTCATCGTTCCGACTGAGCCTCGCGTAACAGTTTGCGATGAGAAGCTGCGTATGAGCCACTTCCCTGTGTTCGTTACTTGTCCTGAGGATCCTGTACGCGGTGCTACCCTCCTTGAGGGCCTCTTTGATCCTGCTGCTGTCATAGTTGATTATTCCACGGCGGCATAGAATAATGCCTCTGCCGATAAGGTCTTCCTCTACGCAGTTAGACGAAGCGCTATCAAGGAAAGTCATAGCTTCGCGCAGAAGGCCTTTTTTGCGATAGCAGTCACTTATCTTCGTGTAGATACGGACCAGGTCCACCGGAATGGCTGCTGCGGCATGTATCTTCTGAAGAGCCTTGTCATAATACTCAAGCGCCACGGAGTAGTTCTCCGTGGACAAGTGCATATCCCCAAGCTCTTCCTCGGAACATGTCGGTTTATATTTGTGACCAGGACGGTTCTTTTCGTATTCGAAATTACCTTTTCCTTGCGGGTCGTCTGGCATCGGTTACTCCCAAGTGTGGCAGACTAGGTTTCGTGTAACGCCCGAAAGTACTTCTTTTAAAATATGATATTCTTGCCCACATATACCGGTGGAAGAATATCGAGTTCACCGTCACCATCTGGCTTTATCCTGCCATTGGCGTAATCGTCGGCATCTCCACGGACCATTTCGTCATCATTGTTCTCTTCTATCAGCAAAACTTCAGAAACACGCCCATCGATCGTTCTCATGAAATTGGCGAAGTAGCGCGAGAAGATCGCGGAAAGAGTATGGTTCTGCTGGTAGACTACGGGCGATGACGCCCTGACAGGTGAAGAAACCGCGATGGTCACGGTAACAAGTACGATAGCAAGAAGAGTCACTCTCTTCATCTCTACCATCTCCTCCTAATATGAAGCCAAAGCTCCAAAACCCATCAAACCCTGAACACCCACGCTATAAATGTAACATCCTGAGAAGGTCCTGTCAAACGATTAGATAAAAAACCATATGAAAAATCAGCGGTTAGCCGGTTTATCGGATTTTTTACAAAATACAATAGATTATTGATAGAAAATAAGGAAAATAACAGGGTCAATCTGCATTTTCATCATTTTCACTCTTCAGGCCTATTCCGTATTTCTCCAGCTTCTTGTACAGGTTGCTACGCTGCATGCCCAGTTCCCTTGCAGTCCTCGAGACGTTTCCCCCGTTTTCCCGAAGCTTTCTCTGCAGGAATTCCTTTTCAGTGAAATCTTTGAAATCCTGGTAACTGGATGCACTGAAAGGATCCTTCAGCATGTCCTCCCCGCGAGAAAGTTCGTTGACGGGCAGGTCGACTTCCTTTATCTCTGCACCGGGAACAAGGATGCAGAGCCTCTCTATCAAGTTCCGCAGCTCACGAACGTTACCGGGCCAGGCATAACTGGTCATGCGGGCAAGAGCCGGTTCTGTTATTTGTTTTACCGGGATTCCAAGGTCCGCACATATCCCTTCAAGAAAGAAAGAGGCCATACGTGTTATATCGCTTCTCCTTTCCCTGAGGGGCGGTATCTCTATCGGAACAACATTGAGCCTGTAAAAGAGATCCTCCCGGAAGCTGCCATTACCCGCCTCTTCGAGAAGGTTCTTGTTGGAAGCAGCTATCACTCTCACATCTACCTTTTTCGTCTCTGTACCCCCCACCCGCTCGAAGACCGACTCCTGCAGAACGCGCAGTACCTTCGCCTGCGCCGACAGGCTCATGTCCCCGACCTCGTCAAGAAAGAGGGTGCCACCGTCTGCCAGCTCGAATTTTCCGACACGCTGTGAGACCGCTCCGGTAAAAGATCCCTTTTCATGACCGAAGAGTTCACTTTCGATCAGTTCATCCGGGATAGCGGCGCAGTTGACCTCTATGAACGCTGAGTCTCTCCTCTCGCTCAGTTCGTAGAGCTTCCTTGCGGCGAGCTCCTTTCCCGTCCCGTTCTCACCTGTGATCAGGACCCTGGCGTTTGTCGGAGCAACCTTTTCGATGGTCTCCATAATATCCATCATCGCGCGGTGTTCACCGACGATCTCGGTATTGCCACTGATCTGCTTCCTGAGTCTGAGATTCTGGGTGGAAAGCTCTCCCTGCTTGATGCCGTTTCTCAAAGTGAGAAGCATCCGATCAAGATCTATCGGCTTTTCCAGAAAATCAAACGCTCCCAGTTTTGTCGCTTCTACCGCCGTCGAGATCGTCCCGTGCCCCGATATGATTATCACAGGAAGTTCGGGCCGGATCTCTTTCATCTTTCCCAATACTTCAAGCCCGTCCATACCCGGCATCTTGATATCCAGCAGAACTATATCTATCCGTTCATCAGAGACGACCCGAAGTGCCGATTCGCCGTCAGGAGCAGTAAATACTCCATACTTCTCGTAAGAAAGAAGCTTTTCCAGCGAAGTCCGGATACTTTCCTCGTCATCTACGATCAAAACCTGTTTACTCATCTGGTATCTATCCTTCCGTTTTCACGCGTGACGACCGCCCACCTGAGATCTCTGGCGACTACATGAAAGGTATCAGCCAGAATGAGATCCAGCACCCCCTTCATCAGGGCCAGGCCGGGCAACAGGAGATCTCTTCGCTCAGCTTCCAGGGGAAAGAAACGTTCCCTCCCCGATTCGAAGGCATAGCGGACCCTTCTCCGTACGAGGTCGAAACCTCGAGTGGTCATCACTGTCGATTCACACATGACTGACCTTGACCCAGCCATGAAGCGGGCAAGTATGCCAGTACTGACGGCGGTGCCCCCCGTAAAGATGATTTTAGGCCTTTCTCCTCCCGGGGGCAAGAAAGAAAGCTTCCCTC is part of the Candidatus Latescibacterota bacterium genome and encodes:
- a CDS encoding sigma-54 dependent transcriptional regulator, whose product is MSKQVLIVDDEESIRTSLEKLLSYEKYGVFTAPDGESALRVVSDERIDIVLLDIKMPGMDGLEVLGKMKEIRPELPVIIISGHGTISTAVEATKLGAFDFLEKPIDLDRMLLTLRNGIKQGELSTQNLRLRKQISGNTEIVGEHRAMMDIMETIEKVAPTNARVLITGENGTGKELAARKLYELSERRDSAFIEVNCAAIPDELIESELFGHEKGSFTGAVSQRVGKFELADGGTLFLDEVGDMSLSAQAKVLRVLQESVFERVGGTETKKVDVRVIAASNKNLLEEAGNGSFREDLFYRLNVVPIEIPPLRERRSDITRMASFFLEGICADLGIPVKQITEPALARMTSYAWPGNVRELRNLIERLCILVPGAEIKEVDLPVNELSRGEDMLKDPFSASSYQDFKDFTEKEFLQRKLRENGGNVSRTARELGMQRSNLYKKLEKYGIGLKSENDENAD
- a CDS encoding PorV/PorQ family protein, with the protein product MFRRIILITLLISATIAPNASAGDPGTSGFLFLRLGNGARASGMGEAFTAVSDEATSIYWNPAGMAAVEGVQLNVTHSEWLMDIRFEQVSMVNEMLGGAVGLSFTGVYYGEMDRYGEFPSLTPDGTFAPYDLALSAGYARDILPNLSVGASAKLIYEKIDFESATGYALDIGLSHKSRIEGLTLAAVMLNLGPQTKFVEEKFYPPFMMKFGGAWQKENESLKGRLLLAADAVFPNDGESRMHLGVEYTYLKRLAVRFGYKSGYYVQGATMGCGVYYKNLRFDYAYGAIQDGLGDIHRVSINLFPSL
- a CDS encoding sigma 54-interacting transcriptional regulator, which produces MPDDPQGKGNFEYEKNRPGHKYKPTCSEEELGDMHLSTENYSVALEYYDKALQKIHAAAAIPVDLVRIYTKISDCYRKKGLLREAMTFLDSASSNCVEEDLIGRGIILCRRGIINYDSSRIKEALKEGSTAYRILRTSNEHREVAHTQLLIANCYARLSRNDEAEQYFLDALSSYRRINDPVGESYVLNNLGLFHKNACRWGRSLQFLNKALEICEEVGLTQHRARVTLNLGIVHLKKRDFASAESYFSNARKIAARLGDDLKYAKATIMLSVKEIHTGNLLGAEKHLLEARVLAERRNYKREIALVDEFIGDLMAKRGDLSGALENYTEALSEAKKISPVNDIVAEVLRRMMYVYLLQRKPQEVISIGKNALRACEKAGELHELGFVVRTMGQGYALLKQYEEADKYVNQSIRTFLSVNNPYEAHKSGIILGEQLMKCSGRKSIVMAKKLVSETLSFFERMEEFKDLARSHFLLARVEESLGNRDECLLHIFEAGRIAEELKDRNLLRRLKRMRKKLEEDTAGDGIHQGGSFTVPKELSNYFVNDPHLRSYLDYILSDMMRKLGAGHGFVALAEQGNKPLVLARSGISEEMTSSLSSWFMMRDGVDLTEKFLCTDVSGDRRVGEISDILPGGDSPVYFHPLCRGGEPFGLIFFQSEDQGGEVPHIGSIFDVVSAYSGFIGFLVRGILDGDRKMKKEIKGPDKFEMIITRSDRMLKVLSLAERVATSDTTVLLMGETGTGKGLIAKAIHRLSPRNKQKFIHVNCAALPENLLESELFGHVKGSFTGAVSDKKGLLAEADGGTIFLDEIDKSSLPIQGKLLQFLDSKMVRPVGGNEMKKVDIRLIFASKADLLSRCKEGRMLEDFFYRINDFPLTVPPLRDRVEDISLLAEHYLKMFCSETDNKIMGFSDEAVTFLESCDWPGNVRELEKIVKRAVILTDDGGVISRSNLVFDLTATEDEKSDDSAKLGDIVRSVEIKVVSEVLKRNEWNRKAAAAELGISYPTLLKKIREFDLSVE
- a CDS encoding immune inhibitor A, with the translated sequence MNIFVSLLALLLILSGSEVHAGRVPSPSGTAISFPGTESRLYQERALASLVAGVPAIVDTLKVLFIRVSFPDLQFSPFHDDSYFDNELRHLVEYYDGASLGNFTLICDLASETIVLPFESAYYGDNEAWDALIPEMMISIVDSLDYAYDFTGWDSYAVIHAGAGRETDFLGDSGSQLWSGFIDPGDMAELLADTLGTPGIPTDDGTPTDTFYIDNIMVLPEEASQDGYIFGAIGIYAYQIGKRLGMVRLFDPSPSGGPDSQGIGSFGLMGYGLYNALGFVPSFPCAFQRYLMGWVEPVRIPESKTVNLKNINGAAQGDTVLLRIDAGPSEYFLIANRLHDHDLDGRFDFIDINMNGIPENEDTLAGAEFDFYVTGTTDPNEMIDEVKYTDTGSGIKIWHIDEKIIADRLAVGEGINSRALQKGVDLEEADGVQDMDRRGGSYAFGSYLDSYRAGVNDRFGENTLPSSDLNSGIPSGIDIFNISETGPVMRLSISVDDVEERVTAVIPGDMNGMAPVAVYPGGDSEPRLLIATNESDTGRIHIITDPTSLDWELSVEQIVEIEGVRWTTVPVSTDVDGDLGTGDLSQEILITSEGCIHVFRGDGAPYPIDTDSTPGALEVMGNIVTAGASVEIDGTPGSEVAFLVSDGDSIYLYIVGLEVDQGDPRYAGPGVYFRCIVEGRPVSHPAVGVMKPDAPGLFFAAAVDGFVRLVFVDISGSEAILLSEEAGRVESLLYDDDLSGGVMADSIMMLVPASGDIDGDDNDEMVIGIPGTGLIYFDPVDEQPFAAPVITGRGIIHAAQIGIRPSPPALSDLDDDGILDTIVRDRERLWMLKGFGVTAVSWPQTIDPALSGLEEGGPLPQPLAADIDGDGLPEAVFGIAGDIHIVSSNGQVSGDSPVRGERGDGQAHAMVRDGQGSLYLFSNGSSYEIIGTLQTGLVIERPSSRISRTELGESGVDAGEWLDFRNGGSGRQSTPEVSVSSPGRVDSESLYCYPNPAVRSGFTLRLNISGVAEVKARLLGLEGEEVAVMTGVHPWGAEMMPFEMKFSGMDLASGIYIIQVFVTGEGWDWRGAMKVGIVR